The following are from one region of the Oryzias latipes chromosome 12, ASM223467v1 genome:
- the LOC101155866 gene encoding alpha-2B adrenergic receptor-like, with product MNRDIQHPVSLRMTLCFPNSTYSPQATAAFSIVMTSMMILTIVGNILVIIAVLMSRSLRGPQNLFLVSLAAADILVALIVVPFSMAYELLGCWVFSSIWCEIHKALDVLFCTASIVHLCAIALDRYLSISRPVSYGTTRSRRRIKSAIVMVWLIAAVVSFPPLLYLDTKDKVKGKCEPDDKPWYILYSTIGSFFAPCVIMILVYIRIYQIAKRHMHCPPGEKRRSFYGAATDDTEMKSLPEESQKDVGQRAPAAPELSLTTVHTDCAQWNDKKPAESPTEGPPLFSTAVPNAARDLPKAEGEDAVHTSSSESDTELQSIEEGDRAGGGGSPKAQVQSPTCRYKNTIKTSSGTKLLPEDTAKTQETPISRHKAMINREKRFTLVLAVVMGVFVVCWFPFFFSYSLKAVCPEKYQVPDPLFRFFFWSGYCNSCLNPIIYTIFNRDFRTAFKRILFRDMKSKSF from the coding sequence ATGAACAGAGACATTCAGCATCCCGTCTCCCTGAGGATGACCCTGTGTTTCCCTAACTCCACCTATTCTCCTCAAGCTACGGCAGCATTTTCCATCGTTATGACCTCCATGATGATCCTGACCATCGTGGGGAACATCCTGGTCATCATAGCTGTCCTGATGTCCCGGTCCCTGAGGGGGCCTCAGAACCTCTTCCTGGTGTCTCTGGCGGCGGCAGATATTCTAGTGGCTCTCATCGTCGTCCCCTTCTCGATGGCATACGAGCTGCTGGGCTGCTGGGTGTTCAGCTCTATTTGGTGTGAAATCCACAAGGCTTTGGACGTGCTCTTCTGCACCGCATCCATCGTGCACCTGTGTGCAATCGCTCTGGACCGCTACCTGTCCATCTCTCGGCCCGTGTCCTACGGTACCACGCGTTCGCGAAGACGCATCAAGTCAGCCATCGTCATGGTCTGGCTGATCGCTGCCGTTGTCTCCTTCCCTCCTCTTCTGTACCTGGATACGAAGGATAAAGTCAAAGGCAAGTGCGAGCCGGACGATAAGCCGTGGTACATTCTTTACTCCACCATTGGCTCCTTCTTCGCTCCCTGCGTGATCATGATCCTGGTCTACATAAGGATTTATCAGATCGCGAAGAGGCACATGCACTGCCCGCCTGGAGAGAAGCGCAGATCCTTCTATGGAGCAGCAACTGACGACACTGAGATGAAGTCGCTTCCTGAGGAATCCCAGAAGGACGTCGGTCAAAGAGCTCCAGCTGCACCAGAGCTGTCTCTCACCACGGTCCATACTGACTGCGCACAGTGGAATGATAAGAAACCAGCGGAAAGCCCCACAGAGGGACCCCCTCTGTTCTCAACTGCTGTCCCAAATGCTGCCAGAGATCTGCCCAAAGCAGAGGGAGAAGACGCCGTTCACACCTCCAGCTCAGAATCGGACACTGAGCTGCAAAGCATCGAGGAAGGGGACCGAGCAGGAGGGGGAGGCAGCCCTAAAGCTCAGGTCCAGAGTCCAACCTGCAGATACAAAAACACCATAAAAACATCATCTGGCACCAAACTGTTGCCTGAAGATACGGCAAAAACTCAGGAGACGCCTATTTCTCGCCACAAAGCCATGATAAACCGAGAGAAGAGGTTCACCTTGGTCCTGGCTGTGGTGATGGGGGTGTTTGTGGTCTGCTGGTTCCCCTTCTTCTTCTCCTACTCTCTGAAGGCGGTGTGTCCTGAGAAATATCAGGTCCCCGATCCTTTGTTCAGGTTCTTTTTCTGGAGCGGCTACTGCAACTCCTGCCTCAACCCGATCATCTACACCATCTTCAACCGTGACTTCCGCACAGCCTTCAAGAGGATCCTGTTCAGAGACATGAAGAGCAAATCCTTCTAG